A single genomic interval of Chloroflexota bacterium harbors:
- a CDS encoding DUF2716 domain-containing protein: MSAWVELGLSEYSEVWNEFTSRFKFAPSMDALESRGYTPPKPFQIYDISKVSISKYDSDYIDQEFMNIFMKIVPIGGYIYALDWHHDSYRVYVHEGSDPWYISIYPDRDYHIFLSSDMSFGIIGHPWMKTVCVFGEELLGEIIRFDHRMFRSIIEQSS; encoded by the coding sequence ATGTCTGCATGGGTAGAGTTAGGTCTGTCTGAATATAGCGAGGTGTGGAACGAGTTTACCTCAAGATTCAAGTTTGCTCCGAGCATGGATGCATTAGAGTCAAGAGGTTATACTCCTCCGAAGCCATTTCAGATATATGATATAAGTAAAGTATCTATCAGTAAGTATGATTCAGATTACATAGATCAAGAATTCATGAATATATTCATGAAGATTGTACCAATAGGTGGATATATATATGCATTGGACTGGCATCATGATTCTTATAGAGTATATGTTCATGAAGGGAGCGATCCGTGGTATATATCTATATATCCGGATAGAGACTACCATATATTCCTGTCTAGCGATATGAGCTTTGGTATTATTGGCCACCCATGGATGAAGACTGTGTGTGTCTTTGGGGAGGAGCTTTTAGGTGAGATTATAAGATTCGATCATAGAATGTTCAGGTCGATAATTGAAC